One genomic segment of Hordeum vulgare subsp. vulgare chromosome 2H, MorexV3_pseudomolecules_assembly, whole genome shotgun sequence includes these proteins:
- the LOC123427540 gene encoding putative cis-zeatin O-glucosyltransferase: protein MEGKGKNPVGSVAVVAVPFPAQGHLNQLLHLSLELASRGLDVHYAATATHVRQARARVHGWDDEALRSIQFHDLGISSYASPPPDPAASPPFPSHLMPMFEAFTAGARAPLAAVLRELSASHRRVVVVYDLMNAFASEEAAQLPNGEAFGLYCTAVSSIVGRMDAGHRLLRDNGLTHLPVCVSEEFVDYASKRAMVGQSISDGAGMIVNTCRALEGEFVDVVAEQMAGDGKKLFAIGPLNPLLEATASNQGRTQRHECLNWLDKQPLSSVLYVSFGSTSSLREKQVAELAAALHGSKQRFIWVLRDADRGDIFTDDGDNRHARLLSQFTKQTEGTGLVITGWAPQLEILAHGATAAFMSHCGWNSTMESMSHGKPILAWPMHSDQPWDAELVCSYLNAGLLVRPWEKHSEVIPATTIQEAIETMMVADEGLEVRQRAEALGEAVRSSAAQGGSSDKELEDFIAYMTR from the coding sequence ATGGAAGGGAAGGGGAAGAACCCAGTGGGGTCGGTGGCCGTCGTAGCTGTGCCGTTCCCGGCGCAAGGCCACCTCAACCAGCTCCTGCACCTGTCTCTGGAGCTAGCCTCGCGCGGGCTGGACGTGCACTACGCGGCAACAGCGACGCACGTCCGCCAGGCTCGCGCGCGCGTGCACGGCTGGGACGACGAGGCGCTCCGCTCGATCCAGTTCCACGACCTCGGCATCTCCAGCTACGCCTCCCCGCCTCCGGACCCCGCCGCCTCCCCGCCCTTCCCCTCCCACCTCATGCCCATGTTCGAGGCCTTCACCGCGGGCGCGCGCGCTCCGCTCGCGGCTGTCCTTCGCGAGCTCTCTGCTTCTCACCGCCGCGTCGTCGTCGTTTACGACCTCATGAACGCCTTCGCGTCTGAGGAGGCGGCGCAGCTGCCCAACGGGGAGGCTTTCGGGTTGTACTGCACGGCCGTGTCGTCCATCGTCGGGCGGATGGACGCCGGGCACCGGCTCCTGCGCGACAACGGCCTCACGCACCTCCCCGTCTGCGTGTCCGAGGAGTTCGTGGACTACGCCAGCAAACGCGCGATGGTGGGACAGTCGATTTCGGACGGCGCCGGCATGATCGTCAACACGTGCCGCGCGCTCGAGGGTGAGTTCGTCGACGTTGTTGCCGAGCAGATGGCGGGCGACGgcaagaagctctttgccatcggGCCGTTGAACCCGCTGCTCGAGGCGACGGCGTCGAACCAGGGGAGGACGCAGCGGCACGAGTGCCTGAACTGGCTGGACAAGCAGCCGCTGTCATCAGTGCTGTACGTGTCGTTCGGCTCGACGTCCTCGCTCCGGGAGAAGCAAGTGGCAGAGCTTGCGGCGGCGCTGCACGGCAGCAAGCAGCGCTTCATCTGGGTGCTGCGTGACGCCGACCGTGGCGACATATTCACAGACGATGGCGACAACCGGCACGCCAGGCTGCTGTCCCAGTTCACCAAGCAGACCGAAGGCACGGGGCTGGTGATCACAGGGTGGGCGCCGCAGCTGGAGATCCTGGCGCACGGCGCCACGGCGGCGTTCATGAGCCACTGCGGCTGGAACTCGACCATGGAGAGCATGAGCCACGGGAAGCCCATTCTTGCCTGGCCCATGCACTCTGACCAGCCGTGGGATGCGGAGCTGGTGTGCAGCTACCTCAACGCCGGTCTGCTTGTAAGGCCGTGGGAGAAACACAGCGAGGTGATACCGGCGACAACCATACAGGAGGCCATTGAAACGATGATGGTCGCCGATGAAGGGCTCGAAGTGAGGCAGCGGGCAGAGGCGCTCGGGGAGGCCGTCCGTTCGTCCGCGGCTCAGGGCGGATCATCCGACAAGGAACTGGAGGACTTCATAGCATACATGACAAGGTGA
- the LOC123427541 gene encoding cis-zeatin O-glucosyltransferase 2-like produces MAPAAMEVAPAPVAIVAVPFPAQGHLNQMLHLSLLLASRGLDVHYAAPAAHVRQARARVQGWDARAVGSLHFATLDIPRYATPPPDPDSPVAFPCHLQPLFHAFCDHAAGPLGRLLEELAASHRRVVVVHDNVVAFPALEASRLPNGVAYALQCVGQSFGAGFKDPSHRLVRALGLPVPSPESFLTEEFMGLVERQGGLGVPGAGLLLNSCRALEGEFIHAQAETLSLDGKRLFSIGPLNPLLEQDLDATKPALSVQPRHECMDWLDKQPPSSVLYLCFGTMSSLPGKQIEELAGALQSCEQRFIWVLRDADRADIFAEAGESRHAKLMSDFTKRTEGRGLVITGWAPQLEILAHGATAFFVSHCGWNSLLEGLSHGKPILAWPMHSDQPWNAGYVCGHLKAGMVMRSWEKSRETLPAKEIQEVIKRAMDSDQGIAVRSAAKALAEDVRAAVANGGSSWADMEDFIGCITK; encoded by the coding sequence ATGGCTCCGGCGGCAATGGAGGTTGCGCCAGCGCCCGTGGCCATCGTGGCCGTGCCGTTCCCGGCGCAGGGGCACCTGAACCAGATGCTGCACCTGTCGCTCCTGCTCGCGTCCCGTGGCCTGGACGTGCACTACGCGGCGCCCGCGGCGCACGTCCGCCAGGCGCGCGCGCGCGTGCAGGGCTGGGACGCGCGCGCCGTCGGCTCGCTCCACTTCGCCACCCTCGACATCCCGCGCTACGCCACGCCGCCGCCCGACCCCGACAGCCCCGTCGCGTTCCCGTGCCACCTGCAGCCGCTCTTCCACGCGTTCTGCGACCACGCCGCCGGCCCGCTCGGGCGCCTCCTCGAGGAGCTCGCCGCCTCTCACCGCCGCGTCGTCGTCGTGCACGACAACGTCGTGGCCTTCCCCGCACTGGAGGCGTCGCGGCTGCCCAACGGCGTGGCGTACGCCCTCCAGTGCGTGGGGCAGTCGTTCGGCGCCGGGTTCAAGGACCCCAGCCACCGCCTGGTGCGCGCGCTCGGTCTCCCCGTCCCGTCACCCGAGTCCTTCCTCACCGAGGAGTTCATGGGGCTGGTCGAGCGGCAGGGCGGGCTCGGCGTGCCCGGCGCCGGGTTGCTCCTCAACTCGTGCCGCGCGCTCGAGGGAGAGTTCATCCACGCGCAAGCCGAGACCCTGTCCCTCGACGGCAAACGGCTGTTCTCCATCGGCCCGCTAAACCCACTGCTGGAGCAGGACCTGGACGCGACCAAGCCCGCCCTGTCGGTGCAGCCGCGGCACGAGTGCATGGACTGGCTTGACAAGCAGCCTCCATCATCGGTGCTGTACCTGTGCTTCGGCACGATGTCGTCGCTGCCTGGCAAACAGATCGAGGAGCTGGCCGGCGCGCTGCAGAGCTGCGAGCAGCGCTTCATCTGGGTGCTGCGCGACGCCGACCGCGCCGACATCTTCGCGGAGGCCGGCGAAAGCCGGCACGCCAAGCTGATGTCCGACTTCACCAAGCGGACCGAAGGGAGGGGGCTGGTGATCACCGGATGGGCGCCGCAGCTGGAGATCCTGGCGCACGGCGCCACGGCCTTCTTCGTGAGCCACTGCGGCTGGAACTCGCTGCTCGAAGGCCTGAGCCACGGGAAGCCGATTCTAGCGTGGCCCATGCACTCCGACCAGCCGTGGAACGCGGGGTACGTGTGCGGCCACCTCAAGGCCGGGATGGTCATGAGGTCGTGGGAGAAGAGCCGGGAGACGCTGCCGGCCAAGGAGATCCAAGAGGTCATCAAGAGGGCGATGGATTCAGACCAAGGCATCGCCGTGCGGAGTGCGGCGAAGGCGCTCGCCGAGGACGTCCGTGCCGCCGTGGCAAACGGTGGCTCGTCGTGGGCGGACATGGAAGACTTCATCGGTTGCATCACAAAATGA